One region of Lathamus discolor isolate bLatDis1 chromosome 2, bLatDis1.hap1, whole genome shotgun sequence genomic DNA includes:
- the PLEKHF2 gene encoding pleckstrin homology domain-containing family F member 2, which translates to MVDRLANSEANTRRISIVENCFGAAGQPLTIPGRVLIGEGVLTKLCRKKPKARQFFLFNDILVYGNIVIQKKKYNKQHIIPLENVTIDSIQDEGDLRNGWLIKTPTKSFAVYAATATEKSEWMNHINKCVSDLLSKSGKTPSNEHAAVWVPDSEATVCMRCQKAKFTPVNRRHHCRKCGFVVCGPCSEKRFLLPSQSSKPVRICDFCYDLLSTGEMTACQATRSDSYSQSPKSSLNDVSDDDEDEDSSD; encoded by the coding sequence ATGGTGGATCGCTTGGCAAACAGTGAGGCAAACACTAGAAGAATAAGTATAGTGGAAAACTGCTTTGGAGCAGCTGGTCAACCCCTGACTATTCCTGGCCGTGTTCTGATCGGAGAGGGAGTACTAACAAAGCTGTGTAGGAAGAAGCCGAAAGCAAGGCAGTTCTTCCTGTTCAATGACATTCTTGTTTACGGCAATATAGTCATccagaagaagaaatacaatAAACAGCACATAATCCCGCTGGAAAATGTCACTATTGATTCCATCCAGGATGAGGGAGACTTACGGAACGGGTGGCTTATCAAAACACCAACAAAGTCTTTTGCGGTTTATGCTGCCACCGCTACAGAGAAGTCTGAGTGGATGAACCATATTAATAAGTGTGTTTCTGATTTGCTTTCCAAAAGCGGGAAGACTCCTAGCAATGAACATGCAGCTGTCTGGGTACCGGACTCGGAAGCCACTGTGTGCATGCGCTgtcagaaagcaaaattcaCGCCCGTCAACCGTCGTCACCACTGTCGCAAGTGCGGCTTTGTCGTGTGCGGGCCTTGCTCTGAAAAGAGGTTCCTGCTCCCAAGCCAGTCCTCCAAGCCTGTGCGGATTTGTGACTTCTGCTACGATCTTCTTTCTACCGGGGAGATGACTGCTTGCCAGGCCACTAGATCAGACTCCTACAGCCAGTCACCTAAATCATCTCTAAATGATGTATCTGAtgatgatgaggatgaagacAGTAGCGACTGA